Proteins encoded together in one Thermococcus barophilus MP window:
- a CDS encoding lipopolysaccharide biosynthesis protein produces the protein MSYERKVLIRHSIASIVALALFGISRFLYSIIISRKFGVETLGSANSLISQAFLVAMPLSFFAVALGKYSSEFLAKEEVEKIKSMTSISFSFPLIGILLAPLNIHLAILSVLRAVQLTFRNFIYGIHRGEIYAYIMLLGFIPFVASFYSNDPYLPYIALLFTISSFAFIYLFKKGLLGKPRKDEFHILLRYSSFAFLGTLSGVFLVQGPYFLSEKLGNALIAGKVSASLSAAFLLTYLPQVLQSAIMPLYSYKYGKEELNYVKLLAERTTELLSTFTAFVVFALLLVGREVISFLFGFNLGNEFYIALLAVEIYIAYNPSIVALNSTRYVKEGSFIATVGALVALITWIPLIRMLNEYGAVMGLLLGYLTILCGTAYLSHKKLKISPKSYKPLLFAIPLQLLVFTSKIVLFTGILLYMLTIKDKIKEGIKAFHGRES, from the coding sequence ATGAGTTATGAGAGAAAAGTTCTAATAAGACATTCAATTGCAAGCATAGTAGCTCTTGCTTTATTTGGAATTAGCAGATTTCTCTACAGCATTATCATCTCAAGAAAATTTGGGGTTGAAACTTTAGGATCTGCAAATTCTCTGATTTCCCAGGCATTTCTTGTGGCAATGCCACTGAGCTTTTTTGCTGTTGCATTGGGCAAGTATTCTTCAGAATTTCTTGCAAAGGAAGAGGTTGAGAAGATAAAGTCTATGACATCGATTTCATTTTCATTTCCACTGATTGGGATTTTACTTGCCCCGTTGAACATACATCTTGCCATTCTTTCAGTTCTTAGAGCCGTTCAACTCACATTTAGGAATTTCATCTACGGGATTCATAGAGGGGAGATTTATGCATATATTATGCTCCTCGGCTTCATACCCTTTGTTGCCAGCTTTTATTCTAACGATCCCTATCTGCCGTATATAGCACTGCTGTTTACAATATCGTCTTTTGCTTTCATATATCTCTTCAAAAAGGGTTTACTGGGAAAACCCAGAAAAGATGAATTTCACATTCTACTTAGGTATTCATCCTTTGCATTCCTCGGAACCCTTTCTGGAGTATTTTTAGTTCAGGGACCTTACTTCCTAAGCGAAAAGCTTGGGAATGCACTGATTGCTGGCAAGGTCTCGGCATCTCTGTCAGCAGCATTTCTGCTGACTTATTTACCCCAGGTGCTCCAATCTGCAATCATGCCACTCTACTCGTACAAATACGGGAAAGAGGAATTAAATTATGTAAAGCTACTTGCAGAAAGGACCACGGAACTACTGTCAACCTTCACAGCTTTTGTCGTCTTTGCTCTCTTGCTTGTCGGAAGAGAGGTAATTTCATTTCTTTTTGGTTTTAATCTTGGAAATGAGTTTTACATAGCACTGCTGGCAGTTGAAATTTACATAGCCTACAACCCCAGCATCGTTGCTTTAAACTCCACAAGATACGTGAAAGAGGGCAGTTTTATTGCAACTGTTGGGGCTTTGGTAGCGTTAATTACGTGGATACCCCTTATTAGAATGCTTAATGAGTATGGAGCAGTGATGGGATTATTGCTCGGATACTTGACAATATTGTGTGGAACAGCGTATCTCAGTCATAAAAAGCTAAAAATTTCTCCTAAATCATATAAACCACTACTGTTTGCAATACCACTTCAGCTGTTAGTCTTTACATCAAAAATAGTGTTGTTCACTGGAATCTTGCTTTATATGTTAACCATTAAGGACAAAATAAAAGAGGGCATCAAAGCTTTCCATGGTAGAGAATCCTAA
- a CDS encoding MoaD/ThiS family protein: MIRVRVIGRKIEKEIEWQKGMKVADVLRAVGFNTESAIAKVNGKVALEDDPIKDGDYVEVIPVVSGG; the protein is encoded by the coding sequence ATGATAAGGGTTAGGGTCATTGGAAGAAAAATCGAGAAGGAGATTGAATGGCAAAAGGGTATGAAAGTTGCAGATGTTTTGAGAGCTGTTGGATTTAATACAGAGAGTGCGATAGCAAAGGTAAATGGAAAGGTCGCTTTGGAAGATGATCCAATTAAAGACGGCGATTATGTTGAGGTCATTCCGGTGGTTTCGGGAGGATAA
- a CDS encoding PadR family transcriptional regulator, producing the protein MTAPMERLKEKVTKEVLWLYILSLLKERPMYAYELKSRIREKFGFEPATVSSYVVLYKLEKDGYVTSKWQESETGKPSRKYYELTEKGRKLLEEGINFIENTLEKLKS; encoded by the coding sequence ATGACTGCGCCAATGGAAAGGTTGAAAGAAAAGGTGACGAAAGAAGTGCTGTGGTTGTACATTTTAAGTCTTCTAAAAGAGAGACCAATGTACGCTTATGAGCTAAAGAGCAGAATAAGGGAAAAGTTTGGATTTGAACCGGCAACAGTCAGTTCATATGTAGTTCTGTACAAGCTTGAAAAAGATGGTTATGTTACCTCAAAATGGCAAGAAAGCGAAACTGGAAAGCCATCGAGAAAGTATTATGAGCTTACAGAAAAAGGCAGAAAACTTTTAGAAGAAGGAATAAACTTCATAGAAAATACCTTAGAGAAGCTTAAAAGTTAA
- a CDS encoding Lrp/AsnC family transcriptional regulator: protein MIDELDRKILSLLQKDARLSYREIAKKLNVAVGTVYNRLKRLEEEGILKGFYPKLDYEKLGYELTAIIGVRAQGKRIIQIEKEIAKDDHVLCVYDVTGEYDIIVVAKFKGREDMNRFVKKVLAIDGVEKTNTHVAMDIVKEDLVLPI, encoded by the coding sequence ATGATAGATGAACTTGACAGGAAGATACTTTCATTGCTCCAAAAAGATGCACGTTTATCTTACAGAGAAATCGCCAAGAAACTAAATGTTGCTGTTGGCACCGTTTATAATAGATTGAAGAGACTTGAAGAGGAAGGCATACTAAAAGGATTTTACCCAAAGTTAGACTATGAAAAGCTCGGTTATGAGCTGACAGCTATTATAGGAGTCAGGGCACAAGGAAAAAGAATTATTCAAATTGAAAAAGAAATCGCTAAAGATGACCATGTTTTGTGTGTCTATGATGTTACCGGAGAGTACGACATAATTGTAGTTGCAAAATTCAAAGGAAGGGAGGATATGAACAGGTTCGTGAAAAAAGTTTTGGCAATTGATGGGGTTGAAAAAACAAATACTCACGTTGCCATGGATATAGTAAAAGAGGACCTCGTTCTACCTATTTAG
- a CDS encoding ATPase domain-containing protein — MISTGIQRLDDILKGGIREEHSVMFSGLFDEDHRILMHQFVFSLLSQDYKVLLVEFKQTPRSLIEWVKEYGIDYSSFMESEKLRILDGYTNIYSKMTVSGKDMLPNPLDLPITTAIIRDILIKEKYDFLVIDDLSILYAVLSSKEEFFKIIVRFINSISLEHVSTVASFMEELTSPDYYSLLTLPFGYVISVKNGKIHVLKAPHPLSSVTYFTYVKTERGIQPYGEYYETVERLKESLFLDEEGMLWAGNERIQLVEENSEATLIEGLFEYLGEEEAKRFLYFWGRKSFQEIGKIYAKVHKSLRHVLEKIFDETKISGGGMLEILQFSNDMIVIKGKNLFPRMPNFGSQVHLHYAGALAQIVEEISGSEWEGHEVKCEAKGDSYCEFVIKRKEE, encoded by the coding sequence ATGATTAGCACAGGGATACAAAGGCTCGATGACATATTAAAGGGGGGCATTAGAGAAGAGCACAGTGTAATGTTCTCTGGGCTATTTGATGAAGACCACAGAATATTAATGCACCAATTTGTTTTTTCTCTTCTATCTCAAGACTACAAAGTCCTCTTAGTAGAGTTTAAGCAGACTCCACGCTCTTTGATAGAATGGGTTAAAGAATACGGCATAGATTATTCGTCGTTTATGGAAAGTGAAAAATTGAGGATACTTGATGGTTATACAAACATATACTCTAAAATGACCGTTTCAGGAAAGGATATGCTCCCCAATCCCTTAGACTTACCAATAACAACAGCAATTATAAGAGATATCTTAATAAAGGAAAAGTATGATTTCCTCGTTATTGATGATTTATCAATCCTTTATGCCGTTTTATCAAGCAAGGAAGAATTCTTCAAAATTATCGTTAGATTCATAAACTCAATTTCCCTTGAGCATGTATCCACAGTTGCATCATTTATGGAAGAATTAACTTCTCCTGACTACTATTCCCTTCTGACCTTGCCTTTTGGGTACGTTATTTCAGTCAAGAACGGTAAAATACATGTTCTTAAGGCACCTCATCCTCTAAGTTCTGTGACATATTTCACTTATGTGAAAACAGAAAGGGGAATTCAGCCTTATGGAGAATATTATGAAACTGTGGAAAGGCTGAAAGAATCCCTATTTTTGGATGAAGAGGGTATGTTGTGGGCTGGAAATGAGAGGATCCAATTAGTGGAAGAGAACAGTGAAGCAACGCTTATTGAGGGCCTTTTTGAATATCTGGGGGAAGAGGAGGCTAAGAGATTTTTGTACTTTTGGGGGAGAAAATCATTCCAAGAAATAGGAAAAATATATGCAAAGGTTCACAAAAGTCTCAGGCACGTTTTAGAGAAAATATTTGATGAAACCAAGATTAGTGGGGGAGGAATGCTGGAAATTCTTCAATTTTCTAATGACATGATAGTAATTAAGGGAAAAAACCTGTTCCCAAGGATGCCAAACTTTGGATCTCAGGTTCACCTTCATTATGCCGGTGCACTTGCTCAAATAGTGGAAGAAATATCGGGCAGTGAATGGGAGGGTCATGAGGTTAAATGTGAAGCTAAGGGCGATTCATACTGCGAATTTGTAATAAAAAGAAAAGAGGAGTAA
- a CDS encoding FUN14 domain-containing protein, whose translation MEVNFGGIAGDIGVGGLVGFITGYALKKFIKLVLALIGAYVLSLFWLQQKGVITINTNALFNLTESAATQTLSLADKVMSILPGGGAFVVGFYLGFHKG comes from the coding sequence ATGGAAGTGAATTTTGGTGGAATTGCTGGGGATATAGGTGTTGGAGGACTTGTGGGATTCATAACCGGTTATGCACTAAAGAAGTTCATCAAACTTGTATTAGCACTAATTGGGGCATATGTACTCAGCCTCTTTTGGCTTCAGCAGAAGGGAGTAATAACAATAAACACAAATGCACTTTTTAACCTTACAGAAAGCGCAGCAACCCAGACACTGAGTCTGGCAGACAAAGTCATGAGTATTCTTCCAGGAGGAGGAGCATTTGTAGTTGGATTTTATTTAGGATTCCACAAAGGTTAA
- a CDS encoding YkgJ family cysteine cluster protein — MKKKWIATIHLDTLEIESDPSFKFKCLENCAECCFRLEVPLRDEDIERLEELGYSTWEFVDYEKMFYRGDRFLGYALKKRPFDGGCIFLQENGKCKVYPHRPLACKLYPFVLIRKGNTLEVYIKEDEFCKGINHPQGEPFTLELVKKYFWEIVEDYRRKLGFSEVS; from the coding sequence GTGAAGAAAAAGTGGATCGCCACAATTCACTTGGATACGCTTGAAATCGAATCCGATCCTTCTTTTAAATTTAAATGTCTTGAAAACTGTGCTGAGTGCTGTTTTAGACTTGAAGTTCCCCTTAGAGATGAAGATATTGAAAGACTTGAGGAGCTCGGATACAGCACTTGGGAGTTTGTTGATTATGAAAAAATGTTTTACAGAGGGGACAGGTTTTTGGGATATGCTCTTAAAAAGAGACCTTTTGATGGAGGCTGCATATTTCTTCAAGAGAATGGAAAATGCAAGGTATATCCACATAGACCCCTTGCTTGTAAGCTCTACCCTTTTGTGCTTATAAGAAAAGGCAACACGCTTGAAGTTTATATAAAGGAGGATGAGTTCTGCAAAGGGATAAACCATCCTCAAGGTGAGCCTTTCACTTTGGAACTCGTTAAAAAGTATTTCTGGGAGATTGTTGAAGACTACCGTAGAAAATTGGGATTTTCCGAAGTGTCTTAG
- a CDS encoding MFS transporter, with product MEVIENSRFGKFHYRLLAVLGTIWAFIAINTLSVAFIIPLLKKEPAFQGSLTKLGAMGSAALWGMLLGAWFFGILADYIGRKKSLSLAVATFGIASVVSSFVQSLDQLIVLRFIVGLGLGGSLPVASSYFAEFMPKKIRGAMISILESFWAIGTIIIGIVALIVKADWRGILLFGGAIILALPFLATLPESPRFLLLNGKIREAEEIIRRIFGVSVKLEMPKKEHRKITIAELWRKHAKTTFMLTVAWFSIAFAYYGFFIWLPKFLASTLNITVFKSFQYFIITALAQLPGYWSAAYFIEKVGRKKTLSGYLFVSGLAGLLFYKFASSGNAPMILLSAVLFSFFNLGAWGAIYAYTPELYPTSVRGTGTGWAGAMARIGGGLAPIVAGRVMEISTVGMAVLIIAIISIIGALDIAVLGKETKGKALE from the coding sequence GTGGAGGTCATAGAGAATTCAAGGTTTGGAAAGTTCCATTACAGATTGCTGGCAGTCTTAGGCACAATATGGGCGTTTATAGCAATTAACACTCTCTCTGTGGCATTTATAATTCCGTTGCTGAAAAAAGAACCTGCATTTCAAGGGAGCCTAACGAAGCTTGGAGCAATGGGTTCAGCGGCATTATGGGGCATGCTGCTTGGAGCGTGGTTCTTCGGAATACTGGCTGACTATATAGGAAGAAAGAAGAGTTTGAGCCTGGCAGTGGCCACATTCGGCATTGCCTCAGTGGTGAGCTCATTTGTTCAAAGCTTGGATCAGCTGATTGTTCTAAGATTTATAGTTGGTCTTGGTTTGGGTGGTTCTCTCCCAGTTGCAAGCTCATACTTCGCCGAATTCATGCCAAAGAAGATCAGGGGTGCTATGATTTCAATTTTGGAAAGCTTCTGGGCAATTGGTACGATAATAATTGGAATTGTTGCTTTGATAGTGAAGGCAGATTGGCGGGGAATACTTCTATTTGGAGGTGCAATCATATTAGCATTGCCTTTCTTGGCTACACTACCAGAATCTCCTCGCTTTCTGCTTCTCAATGGGAAGATTAGAGAAGCTGAGGAGATAATAAGAAGAATCTTTGGAGTTTCTGTAAAACTGGAAATGCCCAAGAAGGAGCACAGAAAAATCACAATTGCAGAACTTTGGAGGAAACACGCCAAAACAACTTTCATGTTGACAGTTGCATGGTTCAGCATTGCATTCGCTTACTATGGATTCTTTATATGGCTTCCAAAGTTTCTTGCATCAACGCTTAACATCACTGTTTTTAAGAGCTTTCAGTATTTCATAATTACTGCACTTGCGCAGTTGCCGGGCTACTGGAGTGCTGCATATTTCATTGAGAAAGTTGGAAGAAAGAAAACATTATCTGGTTATCTATTCGTATCAGGTTTGGCTGGACTCTTATTCTATAAATTTGCAAGTTCTGGAAATGCTCCAATGATACTTCTGAGTGCTGTGTTATTCAGCTTCTTTAACTTGGGTGCATGGGGAGCAATCTATGCTTATACTCCTGAGCTATATCCAACAAGTGTCAGAGGCACAGGAACTGGCTGGGCTGGAGCCATGGCAAGAATAGGCGGCGGATTGGCACCTATAGTTGCTGGAAGAGTTATGGAAATCTCAACAGTCGGGATGGCAGTGCTCATAATAGCAATAATCTCAATAATAGGTGCCTTGGATATTGCAGTACTCGGAAAAGAAACAAAAGGAAAAGCCTTAGAGTAG
- a CDS encoding phosphoribosyltransferase family protein: MSQIKAVKEKLRVIRILKLLKKRYTYEELSKITGLPITVLNRYVRGKVLPSTDRAKELLEMLSPYINIEEEVKRRIQFDEHGLFDNMKILSDTNLMSLIAEEVASRYISKDISKVLTAATDGIPLAVHIANELNVDVVYAKKKKEVGVEKFYEVNYVPSASGSVMTLYLPQWALKRGEKVLIVDDVIRSGETQKALLEMCKQAGAVPVGMFFLISVGNVIDVLKNEYKIPVESLVRL, encoded by the coding sequence TTGAGTCAGATAAAAGCAGTCAAGGAAAAGCTTAGGGTAATAAGAATCCTAAAACTGCTCAAAAAGAGGTATACATATGAGGAACTTTCAAAGATAACTGGGCTGCCAATTACAGTGCTCAACAGATATGTGAGGGGAAAAGTCCTTCCAAGCACTGACAGGGCTAAGGAGCTTCTGGAGATGCTATCTCCATACATTAACATAGAAGAAGAAGTGAAAAGAAGAATACAGTTTGATGAACATGGTCTCTTTGATAACATGAAGATATTAAGCGACACCAACTTAATGAGCCTGATAGCTGAAGAAGTTGCATCAAGATACATTAGTAAAGATATTTCAAAGGTTCTTACAGCGGCTACAGATGGCATACCATTGGCTGTTCACATAGCAAATGAGCTAAATGTTGATGTTGTATATGCAAAGAAGAAGAAAGAAGTTGGGGTTGAGAAATTCTATGAGGTCAATTACGTCCCCAGTGCCTCAGGGAGCGTTATGACACTATACCTGCCACAGTGGGCTTTGAAAAGAGGTGAAAAAGTTTTGATCGTTGATGATGTAATCAGGAGTGGAGAAACCCAAAAAGCCCTGCTGGAAATGTGTAAACAAGCTGGTGCTGTACCCGTTGGAATGTTTTTCCTAATAAGCGTTGGCAATGTTATCGATGTTCTCAAAAATGAATATAAGATTCCAGTTGAAAGCTTGGTGAGACTATGA
- a CDS encoding signal recognition particle protein Srp54 has protein sequence MALESLGKALNAALKKLARAGSVDEVLIKEVVRDIQRALIMSDVNVKLVLDLTKKIQKRALEEKPPAGVSRREHIIKIVYEELTNFLGKEAKPIEIKEKPTILLTVGIQGSGKTTTVAKLARYFQKRGYKVGLVCSDTWRPGAYHQLKQLVEPYSIEVFGDPNEKDAVRLAKEGVEYFKHKGVDIIIVDSAGRHKEEKSLIEEMKQISDAINPHEVILVIDGTIGQQAYSQALAFKEATPIGSIIVTKLDGSAKGGGALSAVVATGAPIKFIGVGERIDDLEPFDPKRFVSRLLGLGDIQGLLEKFEELSKAQELKEEDLEKFMRGKFNLKDMYAQLEAMSKMGPLKQILQMIPGLGYSLPDDVVRVSEQRLRKFKVIMDSMTEEELEHPEIINYSRIKRIARGSGTTVKDVKELLEQYNQMKKFFKSMNKRSLNRMMKRLGMGGFGI, from the coding sequence ATGGCTTTAGAGAGTCTTGGTAAGGCATTAAACGCTGCATTAAAAAAACTCGCACGTGCAGGTTCTGTTGATGAAGTGCTGATTAAGGAGGTCGTAAGGGATATTCAGAGAGCTTTAATAATGAGCGATGTTAATGTTAAACTTGTTCTTGACTTAACTAAGAAAATTCAAAAAAGAGCCTTAGAAGAAAAGCCTCCTGCTGGAGTATCCAGAAGGGAGCACATTATAAAGATAGTCTATGAGGAGCTCACAAACTTCCTCGGAAAGGAAGCGAAACCCATAGAGATAAAAGAAAAGCCAACTATTCTGCTTACGGTTGGAATTCAGGGTTCTGGTAAGACAACGACAGTTGCCAAGCTTGCTCGGTATTTCCAGAAAAGAGGATATAAAGTTGGACTGGTGTGTTCTGATACTTGGCGTCCCGGGGCTTATCACCAGCTTAAGCAATTGGTTGAGCCCTATTCAATTGAGGTTTTTGGTGATCCCAATGAGAAAGATGCCGTTAGGCTTGCTAAAGAAGGAGTGGAGTACTTCAAGCATAAAGGAGTTGACATAATCATAGTTGATTCTGCCGGGAGGCATAAAGAAGAGAAAAGTCTAATCGAAGAAATGAAACAGATAAGTGATGCGATAAACCCCCATGAGGTTATTCTCGTTATAGACGGAACGATTGGTCAGCAGGCTTATAGTCAAGCTTTAGCATTTAAAGAAGCAACCCCGATAGGTTCAATTATTGTAACAAAACTTGATGGTTCAGCAAAGGGAGGAGGGGCACTATCAGCTGTTGTGGCAACAGGTGCCCCAATAAAGTTCATTGGTGTTGGAGAGAGAATTGATGATTTAGAGCCTTTTGACCCAAAGAGATTTGTATCAAGGTTACTTGGCTTAGGTGACATTCAAGGTCTTTTAGAGAAATTTGAAGAGCTAAGCAAGGCTCAGGAACTCAAAGAAGAAGATTTGGAAAAGTTCATGCGTGGAAAGTTCAATCTTAAAGATATGTACGCTCAGCTTGAAGCTATGAGCAAAATGGGGCCCTTAAAGCAGATACTCCAGATGATCCCTGGTTTGGGATACTCCCTTCCTGATGATGTTGTCAGGGTTAGTGAGCAGAGGTTGAGGAAATTTAAAGTGATCATGGATTCAATGACTGAAGAGGAGCTTGAACATCCTGAGATTATCAACTACTCGCGCATTAAGAGAATTGCCAGAGGTTCTGGAACCACAGTGAAAGATGTTAAAGAACTGCTTGAGCAGTATAATCAGATGAAGAAATTCTTTAAGAGCATGAACAAAAGAAGTCTTAATAGGATGATGAAGAGATTGGGTATGGGAGGTTTTGGCATATGA
- a CDS encoding damage-control phosphatase produces the protein MKVHYECLACQVLQCQRIAEFSTEDLEKRRGAMIFSSKLFADYFNENSIPAVVGSEIFLRLYEYLGVNDPFKGYKEMSNKLARKVADDLKRKLKIDLNTALKLAIAGNVIDFAVGYNPEKIEEDILEMIKEGLYIDESKKLFNTLKMSKILLYITDNCGEIYFDKLLLEKIREEFPKLEVYIAGKEDAIINDATVNDLKEAGIDKFGKIISTGTRIVGVPMNKVSRDFIEIFNKADVIIAKGQGNFETLSEIKDDRVFFLLKAKCKPVARELNVPQGAMICKTL, from the coding sequence ATGAAGGTACATTACGAGTGTCTTGCATGCCAAGTGCTTCAGTGCCAGAGAATAGCAGAATTCAGCACTGAAGATTTAGAGAAAAGAAGAGGAGCTATGATTTTTTCATCCAAGCTTTTTGCAGATTACTTCAATGAAAACTCAATTCCAGCTGTTGTCGGAAGTGAAATATTCCTTAGGCTCTATGAGTATCTGGGGGTTAACGATCCATTTAAAGGATACAAGGAGATGTCTAACAAACTTGCACGAAAAGTGGCAGATGACTTAAAAAGAAAGCTTAAGATTGACCTAAACACTGCCCTTAAGCTGGCTATAGCAGGCAATGTAATTGACTTTGCCGTTGGATATAATCCCGAAAAAATTGAGGAGGACATTTTAGAAATGATAAAAGAGGGGCTATACATTGATGAAAGTAAAAAGCTGTTTAACACACTAAAGATGTCAAAAATTCTGTTGTATATAACTGACAATTGTGGAGAGATCTATTTTGACAAACTGCTCTTGGAAAAAATCAGAGAAGAGTTCCCCAAGCTGGAAGTTTACATCGCTGGAAAAGAGGATGCCATAATAAACGATGCAACTGTTAATGATCTAAAAGAGGCAGGTATAGACAAATTTGGAAAAATAATTTCTACGGGAACAAGAATAGTCGGTGTTCCCATGAATAAAGTCAGCAGAGATTTCATTGAGATATTTAATAAAGCCGATGTGATAATAGCTAAAGGACAAGGCAACTTCGAAACACTAAGTGAGATTAAAGATGATAGGGTGTTCTTTCTTCTGAAGGCAAAATGCAAACCTGTGGCAAGGGAGTTAAATGTTCCACAAGGTGCAATGATTTGCAAGACCCTCTGA
- a CDS encoding 50S ribosomal protein L40e: MARFPEAEARIFKKYICMRCGATNPWKAEKCRKCGYKGLRPKAREPRGGVGR, translated from the coding sequence ATGGCGAGGTTTCCAGAAGCGGAGGCAAGAATATTTAAAAAGTATATATGCATGAGGTGTGGAGCAACCAATCCATGGAAGGCAGAAAAGTGCAGAAAATGTGGATACAAGGGACTAAGGCCAAAAGCCAGGGAGCCAAGAGGAGGAGTTGGACGTTAA
- a CDS encoding metallophosphoesterase family protein, whose protein sequence is MRYVAVLANINGNFPALVKALGKIEELKENGYDIEKYYILGNIVGLFPYPKEILDVLDDLIKSNKVKLIRGEFDQIIAMSDPHAEGPDYIDNISLPEHVKIALKYTWEKLDHDGREFIRDLPVYLVDKIGDNDIFGVYGSPLNPFGGIVLPEQPTSYYEAIMRPVKEYEILLVASPKIPVNVMTRYGRIVCPGSIGFPPGKEHKATFALIDVDTLHVKFVEVDYDKRIVEDKIKKEGLPEELIRILYHGKL, encoded by the coding sequence ATGAGATACGTAGCAGTGTTAGCAAACATAAATGGGAACTTCCCGGCTTTAGTTAAAGCACTTGGAAAAATTGAAGAACTCAAAGAAAATGGGTATGATATCGAGAAATACTATATCCTCGGGAACATTGTAGGATTGTTCCCATATCCGAAGGAAATCCTGGATGTTCTTGATGATTTAATTAAGAGCAACAAAGTTAAACTAATCCGGGGTGAATTTGACCAGATAATTGCTATGAGCGATCCCCATGCTGAAGGTCCGGATTACATTGATAATATCAGCCTTCCAGAGCATGTTAAAATAGCTCTAAAATACACATGGGAAAAGCTTGATCATGATGGAAGGGAGTTCATAAGAGACCTGCCAGTGTACCTTGTTGACAAAATTGGGGATAACGATATATTTGGAGTTTATGGAAGCCCATTAAACCCATTTGGGGGCATAGTACTTCCAGAACAACCAACTTCATACTATGAAGCAATAATGAGGCCAGTAAAAGAGTATGAAATTCTTTTAGTGGCTTCTCCAAAGATACCGGTGAATGTCATGACAAGATATGGGAGGATAGTCTGTCCAGGAAGCATAGGCTTCCCGCCAGGAAAAGAACACAAAGCAACGTTTGCCCTCATTGATGTAGATACACTTCATGTGAAATTCGTCGAAGTTGACTATGACAAGAGGATAGTTGAAGACAAGATAAAGAAGGAGGGTCTACCCGAAGAGCTTATTAGGATTCTCTACCATGGAAAGCTTTGA
- a CDS encoding Lrp/AsnC ligand binding domain-containing protein, with protein sequence MMEAFVLIIVKPGNEEKVYNKLKDKPMVKEIYRVYGEYDIVIRVEVSNIAELDKFHDEILRRIGDIEMTETLIASSYRI encoded by the coding sequence ATGATGGAGGCATTTGTTTTGATAATTGTAAAGCCGGGCAATGAAGAAAAAGTATACAACAAGCTCAAAGATAAGCCAATGGTGAAGGAGATTTATCGGGTGTATGGCGAATACGACATCGTCATTAGGGTGGAGGTTAGTAACATAGCAGAGCTGGATAAGTTCCATGATGAAATACTCAGAAGAATAGGGGACATTGAGATGACGGAAACACTGATAGCAAGCTCATATAGAATTTAG